From Mycolicibacterium cosmeticum, a single genomic window includes:
- a CDS encoding bifunctional diguanylate cyclase/phosphodiesterase, whose translation MPRPSLELLVTAVATRLIAVDSATAIPMSRQVLAQLVEYFDVDFSFLRHNDHAIHATRLVAEWPPRPEGEGPDPLALIYFADADPVFKLAESLKKPAVFDPNKTLDYQRTIESGRHIPTTSMACVPLLSGEVTTGVLGFVKVGVREWSDEELNALMAIASLFAQVQARTEAEDRLRFLAEHDDLTGLHNRRALTAHLDERLRTGRPGPVVALFFDLDRLKAINDYLGHIAGDRFIRALAERLAAAVGPAMIARLGGDEFVVVPDAVMTAAEAEDLAYRLQAVLRERVPIDGEMLTRTVSIGVALGVPGRDTTSDLLRRADQAVLTAKSTGGNQVAVFSHTMELETEFRNDIELHLQNVVETGALFLRYLPEIDMRTGRILGAEALVRWQHPTRGLLSPDSFIGVAESINLAGELGRWVMRTACADFARWQANGLGQDTVLRINVSPVQLVGDGFVESVAGILHEFGLERSSVCLEITESIVVQDIETARITLAGLRDVGVQVAIDDFGTGYSVLSLLKSLPVDAIKIDKSFVQDLGASPGDLAIVRAIIALAEAFGLELIAEGVETDSAAVTLLRHGCHRAQGFLLSRPISSDAMESLLRQRSVPVDFSTGLRP comes from the coding sequence GTGCCGCGACCCAGTCTGGAGTTACTCGTCACAGCGGTCGCGACTCGGCTGATCGCCGTCGACTCGGCGACCGCCATCCCGATGAGCAGGCAGGTTCTTGCCCAACTGGTCGAGTATTTCGACGTCGACTTCAGCTTCCTGCGACACAACGACCACGCCATCCATGCCACCCGGCTGGTCGCCGAGTGGCCGCCCAGACCCGAAGGCGAGGGGCCCGATCCGCTCGCGCTGATCTACTTCGCCGACGCCGACCCGGTGTTCAAACTCGCCGAATCCCTCAAAAAACCCGCGGTATTCGACCCCAACAAGACCCTGGACTACCAGCGCACCATCGAGTCGGGCCGGCACATCCCCACCACCTCGATGGCCTGTGTGCCGTTGTTGTCCGGCGAAGTGACCACCGGGGTGCTGGGTTTCGTCAAGGTCGGCGTCCGGGAGTGGAGCGACGAGGAACTCAACGCCCTGATGGCCATCGCCTCGCTGTTCGCCCAGGTGCAGGCCAGGACCGAGGCCGAGGACAGACTGCGGTTCCTGGCCGAGCACGACGATCTGACCGGACTGCACAACCGCCGTGCCCTGACCGCACATCTGGACGAGCGACTGCGGACCGGCAGGCCGGGTCCGGTGGTGGCGCTGTTCTTCGATCTCGACAGGCTCAAAGCGATCAACGACTACCTGGGGCACATCGCGGGCGACCGGTTCATCAGGGCGCTGGCCGAGCGGTTGGCCGCAGCGGTCGGCCCCGCCATGATCGCGCGCCTCGGCGGTGACGAATTCGTGGTGGTACCGGACGCCGTGATGACCGCCGCGGAGGCGGAAGACCTGGCCTACCGGTTGCAGGCCGTGTTGCGCGAACGCGTACCCATCGACGGCGAAATGCTCACGCGCACCGTGAGCATCGGTGTTGCGCTCGGTGTCCCCGGCCGCGACACCACGTCGGACCTGCTGCGGCGAGCCGATCAGGCCGTGCTGACCGCGAAGAGCACCGGCGGCAACCAGGTGGCGGTGTTCTCCCACACGATGGAGCTGGAGACCGAATTCCGTAACGACATCGAGCTGCATCTGCAGAACGTGGTGGAGACCGGTGCGCTGTTCCTGCGCTATCTACCCGAGATCGATATGCGCACCGGACGGATCCTCGGCGCCGAGGCGCTGGTGCGGTGGCAGCATCCGACGCGTGGTTTGCTGTCCCCCGACTCGTTCATCGGGGTGGCCGAGTCCATCAACCTCGCCGGCGAACTAGGCCGTTGGGTGATGCGGACCGCGTGCGCCGATTTCGCGCGGTGGCAGGCCAACGGGTTGGGTCAGGACACGGTGCTGCGGATCAACGTGTCCCCGGTCCAGCTCGTCGGTGACGGCTTCGTGGAATCGGTGGCCGGCATCCTGCACGAGTTCGGGTTGGAGCGCAGCTCGGTGTGCCTGGAGATCACCGAGAGCATCGTGGTGCAGGACATCGAGACCGCCCGCATCACCCTGGCCGGACTGCGCGACGTGGGTGTGCAGGTGGCCATCGACGACTTCGGCACCGGCTACAGCGTGTTGTCGCTGCTCAAATCCCTGCCGGTGGACGCGATCAAGATCGACAAGAGTTTCGTTCAGGATCTCGGCGCCAGCCCCGGTGATCTGGCCATCGTCCGCGCGATCATCGCACTCGCCGAAGCCTTCGGTTTGGAGTTGATCGCCGAAGGGGTGGAGACCGATTCGGCCGCGGTGACACTGCTGCGGCACGGCTGCCATCGCGCGCAAGGATTTCTGCTGTCCCGCCCGATCTCCAGCGACGCGATGGAGTCGTTACTGCGCCAACGCAGTGTTCCGGTGGATTTCTCGACGGGCTTGCGGCCTTAG
- a CDS encoding Rv1355c family protein — MTDPGNAIVLSDDHPDHADLLRQLRARPDIEFIDHRETQRTALHALNPAPTDDILGEPPRWVYFPWRRTVVAMLGPLGFRRLRLDRNRNLITLDEQHRLGQLRIGVVGLSVGHVIAHTLAAQGVCGELRLTDFDDLELSNLNRVPATVFDEGQNKAIVAARRIAEVDPYLTVHADTSGITAETIDPFLDGLDILIEVCDSLDTKVLVREAARARRIPVLMATSDRGLVDVERFDLDPTRPILHGLLGNVETAGLAGLTSADKVPYVLGILDAGQLSGRMAASLCEVGQTLSTWPQLAGEVTLGAALIAEAVRRIGSGEPLPSGRVRIDIGAQLAQSTDPHAAQPLSPTPPDDPAEPDEPTSVPAAMATAAIRAPSGGNAQPWRIDIGPDSLTVRIDPERTTMMDVEFRGSAVALGAAVFNATVAAAARGRGTEVHIGSGGERSPLEAVITLAGRAEPELAELYGPMLERATNRHHGSGREISPELAELLRTTAARFGARLHLLTAGPEIEAGAAVLAAADRIRYLTPRLHAEMFSELWWPGDPKPEYGIDVRGLELPPSDLAVLDVLRRPDVMAHLARWNAGGALGDNTRDRVVAGAALATISFSGHTLADYALAGQAIEAVWITAQMRGLAVQPISPAFLYAHNDRELDALSPAFTDELRSLQYTFRKLIGAGSQEAQALVFRLTEAPPPSVRSRRQHPFRQTASP; from the coding sequence GTGACCGATCCCGGCAACGCGATCGTTCTGTCCGATGACCACCCCGACCACGCCGACCTGCTCCGGCAGCTGCGCGCCCGCCCGGATATCGAATTCATCGACCACCGGGAAACCCAGCGCACGGCCCTGCACGCGCTGAACCCGGCACCGACGGACGACATCCTCGGCGAGCCCCCGCGGTGGGTTTACTTCCCGTGGCGGCGCACGGTCGTGGCGATGCTCGGCCCGCTGGGTTTCCGCCGGCTCCGGCTGGACCGGAACCGCAATCTGATCACGCTCGACGAACAACACCGCCTCGGCCAGTTGCGTATCGGTGTGGTGGGCCTCAGCGTCGGTCATGTCATCGCCCATACCCTCGCAGCCCAGGGAGTCTGCGGTGAACTGCGGCTGACCGACTTCGACGATCTGGAACTGAGCAACCTCAACCGGGTGCCCGCGACCGTTTTCGACGAGGGCCAGAACAAGGCGATCGTCGCCGCGCGCCGGATCGCCGAGGTCGACCCCTACCTGACCGTGCACGCCGACACGTCGGGAATCACCGCCGAAACGATCGATCCCTTCCTGGACGGCCTGGACATCCTCATCGAGGTGTGCGACTCACTCGACACCAAGGTGCTTGTCCGCGAAGCCGCGCGGGCCCGCCGCATCCCGGTGCTGATGGCGACCAGCGACCGCGGCCTCGTCGACGTCGAGCGGTTCGACCTGGACCCGACGCGCCCCATCCTGCACGGGTTGCTCGGCAACGTGGAAACCGCCGGGCTGGCCGGCCTCACCAGCGCCGACAAGGTGCCCTATGTGTTGGGCATCCTGGATGCCGGTCAGCTGTCGGGGCGGATGGCGGCATCGTTGTGCGAGGTGGGCCAGACGTTGTCCACCTGGCCACAACTGGCGGGTGAGGTGACCCTCGGCGCCGCGCTGATCGCCGAGGCCGTGCGGCGCATCGGCTCGGGCGAACCCCTGCCGTCGGGCCGGGTCCGCATCGACATCGGCGCGCAGTTGGCACAGTCCACCGATCCTCATGCCGCACAGCCGCTGTCCCCCACACCCCCCGATGACCCCGCGGAGCCGGATGAACCGACATCGGTGCCCGCGGCCATGGCGACCGCCGCGATCCGTGCACCGTCGGGAGGCAACGCTCAACCGTGGCGCATCGATATCGGGCCGGACTCCCTGACGGTGCGCATCGATCCGGAGCGCACCACCATGATGGACGTCGAATTCCGCGGCAGTGCCGTCGCGTTGGGCGCCGCGGTGTTCAATGCGACGGTGGCAGCCGCGGCCCGTGGCCGTGGCACCGAGGTGCACATCGGGTCCGGCGGTGAACGCTCGCCCCTGGAGGCGGTCATCACGCTCGCCGGCAGGGCCGAGCCGGAACTGGCCGAACTGTACGGCCCGATGCTGGAACGCGCCACCAATCGTCATCACGGTTCGGGCCGGGAGATCTCGCCGGAACTGGCAGAGCTGTTGCGCACCACGGCCGCCCGGTTCGGCGCCCGTCTGCATCTGCTCACCGCCGGCCCCGAGATCGAAGCCGGAGCAGCCGTACTCGCGGCCGCGGACCGGATCCGCTATCTCACCCCGAGATTGCACGCGGAGATGTTCTCCGAACTCTGGTGGCCGGGAGATCCCAAACCGGAGTACGGAATCGACGTGCGCGGCCTTGAGCTACCGCCTTCGGACCTCGCCGTGCTCGACGTGTTGCGCCGCCCGGATGTGATGGCGCATCTGGCTCGGTGGAACGCCGGTGGTGCGTTGGGCGACAACACCCGAGACCGCGTCGTGGCGGGTGCGGCGTTGGCGACCATTTCGTTTTCTGGCCACACCCTTGCCGATTACGCACTGGCGGGCCAGGCCATCGAGGCGGTATGGATCACCGCCCAAATGCGCGGTCTGGCCGTGCAGCCCATCTCTCCGGCCTTTCTCTACGCCCACAACGACCGCGAATTGGACGCGTTGTCGCCGGCCTTCACCGATGAACTGCGTTCCCTGCAATACACTTTCCGAAAGCTGATCGGCGCCGGATCGCAGGAAGCGCAGGCCTTGGTGTTTCGACTCACCGAAGCCCCGCCTCCATCGGTACGGAGCCGCCGTCAGCATCCATTCCGCCAGACCGCGTCGCCGTGA
- a CDS encoding MaoC family dehydratase: protein MKVFADLDELIAGAGAELGPTEWLEITQDRVNLFADATEDHQWIHVDPERAAGGPFGGPIAHGLLTLSLLPHFSHQLYRVEGIKLAVNYGYNKVRFVSPVKVGAKIRARGVLTDVAVPAAGTAQATVTITVEIEGSDKPAAVAESIVRYIA, encoded by the coding sequence GTGAAAGTCTTCGCCGACCTTGACGAACTCATTGCCGGAGCCGGTGCCGAACTCGGGCCCACCGAATGGCTGGAGATCACCCAGGACCGGGTGAACCTGTTCGCCGACGCCACCGAAGACCATCAGTGGATCCACGTCGACCCCGAGCGGGCCGCCGGCGGACCCTTCGGTGGACCCATCGCGCACGGCCTGCTGACGCTGTCGCTGCTGCCGCACTTCTCCCACCAGCTCTACCGCGTGGAGGGCATCAAGCTCGCGGTGAACTACGGCTACAACAAGGTGCGCTTCGTCAGCCCGGTCAAGGTCGGCGCGAAGATCCGGGCGCGTGGTGTGCTCACCGATGTGGCCGTACCCGCCGCGGGCACCGCCCAGGCCACCGTCACCATCACCGTCGAGATCGAGGGCTCGGACAAACCCGCCGCCGTGGCCGAGTCGATCGTCCGCTACATCGCCTGA
- a CDS encoding acyl-CoA dehydrogenase family protein, with the protein MTSTVSSEVSDKDFADILAATRQFIRTQVVPRELEIMATDKVPDDIRDQARHLGLFGYAIPQQWGGLGLDLTQDVELAMEFGYTSLALRSMFGTNNGIAGQVLVGFGTDEQKARWLAGIASGEVVASFALTEPGAGSNPAGLRAKAVRDGGQWVISGQKRFITNAPTANLFVVFARTRPADADGAGIAVFLVPADAPGVVVGSKDAKMGQEGAWTADVSFDEVRVGDDALVGGSVDIGYRAAMTSLARGRIHIAAVAVGAAQRALDESVAYAATATQGGTPIGSFQLVQAMLADQQTGVMAGRALVREAARLWVSGEDRRVAPSTAKLYCTEMVGKVADLAVQIHGGSGYMREVAVERIYREVRLLRLYEGTSEIQRLIIGGALVKAAQAM; encoded by the coding sequence ATGACGTCCACGGTCAGCAGTGAAGTCAGCGACAAGGATTTCGCCGACATCCTCGCCGCCACCCGCCAGTTCATCCGCACCCAGGTCGTGCCGCGCGAATTGGAGATCATGGCCACCGACAAGGTGCCCGACGACATCCGCGACCAGGCCAGGCACCTCGGGTTGTTCGGTTACGCCATCCCCCAGCAGTGGGGCGGCCTGGGGCTCGACCTGACCCAGGACGTCGAACTGGCGATGGAATTCGGCTACACCAGCCTGGCGCTGCGGTCGATGTTCGGCACCAACAACGGCATCGCGGGTCAGGTTCTGGTCGGCTTCGGCACCGATGAGCAGAAGGCCCGCTGGCTGGCGGGCATCGCCTCCGGCGAGGTGGTGGCGTCGTTCGCGCTCACCGAACCGGGCGCCGGCTCGAATCCGGCCGGCCTGCGGGCGAAGGCGGTGCGCGACGGTGGGCAGTGGGTGATCAGCGGCCAGAAGCGGTTCATCACCAATGCGCCGACGGCGAATCTGTTCGTGGTGTTCGCCCGCACCCGACCGGCCGATGCCGACGGCGCGGGGATCGCCGTGTTCCTGGTGCCCGCCGATGCGCCCGGCGTGGTGGTCGGCAGCAAGGACGCGAAGATGGGCCAGGAGGGCGCCTGGACCGCCGACGTCAGCTTCGACGAGGTCCGCGTCGGCGATGACGCCTTGGTCGGCGGCAGTGTGGACATCGGCTATCGGGCGGCCATGACGTCATTGGCCCGCGGCCGGATCCACATCGCCGCGGTGGCGGTGGGCGCCGCCCAGAGGGCACTGGATGAGTCGGTGGCGTACGCCGCCACCGCGACCCAGGGCGGCACGCCGATCGGCAGCTTCCAGCTGGTGCAGGCGATGCTCGCCGACCAGCAGACCGGCGTGATGGCCGGCCGGGCGCTGGTCCGGGAGGCGGCCAGGCTGTGGGTGTCGGGTGAGGACCGCCGCGTCGCGCCGTCGACGGCGAAGCTGTACTGCACCGAGATGGTGGGCAAGGTCGCCGATCTGGCGGTCCAAATCCACGGGGGCAGTGGGTATATGCGCGAGGTGGCGGTGGAACGCATCTACCGCGAGGTGCGTTTGTTGCGCCTGTACGAGGGCACCAGCGAGATCCAGCGGCTCATCATCGGCGGCGCCCTCGTCAAGGCGGCTCAGGCGATGTAG
- the fabG gene encoding 3-oxoacyl-ACP reductase FabG yields the protein MALLDGRTAVITGGAQGIGYAIAERFVAEGARVVLGDLNPEATEAAVATLGGSAVAHAVRADVTDAAAVQALVDAAVDTFGGLDIMVNNAGITRDATMRKMTEEQFDQVIDVHLKGCWNGTRLAANIMREAKSGAIINISSISGKVGLVGQTNYSAAKAGIVGLTKAAAKEVAHLGVRINAIQPGLIRSAMTEAMPQRIWDQKLAEIPMGRAAEPSEVASVAAFLASDMSSYMTGCVLEVTGGRHI from the coding sequence ATGGCCCTGCTAGACGGTCGCACCGCGGTGATCACCGGGGGTGCCCAAGGAATCGGATACGCGATCGCGGAACGATTCGTCGCCGAGGGCGCCCGGGTGGTCTTGGGTGACCTCAATCCCGAGGCGACCGAGGCGGCGGTGGCCACACTCGGCGGCTCCGCGGTCGCCCATGCCGTGCGTGCCGACGTCACCGACGCGGCTGCGGTGCAGGCCCTCGTCGACGCGGCCGTCGACACTTTCGGCGGTTTGGACATCATGGTCAACAACGCCGGTATCACCCGTGACGCCACCATGCGCAAGATGACCGAGGAACAGTTCGATCAGGTCATCGACGTGCACCTGAAGGGGTGCTGGAACGGCACCCGACTGGCGGCCAACATCATGCGCGAAGCGAAAAGCGGTGCCATCATCAACATCTCGTCGATCTCGGGCAAGGTCGGCTTGGTCGGGCAGACGAACTACTCGGCCGCCAAGGCCGGTATCGTCGGCCTGACCAAGGCCGCGGCCAAGGAGGTCGCGCATCTGGGCGTGCGGATCAACGCGATCCAGCCCGGGTTGATCCGCTCGGCGATGACCGAGGCCATGCCGCAACGGATTTGGGATCAGAAGCTGGCCGAGATCCCGATGGGCCGGGCCGCCGAGCCCAGTGAGGTCGCCTCGGTGGCGGCGTTCTTGGCCTCCGACATGTCCTCGTACATGACCGGCTGCGTACTCGAAGTGACCGGCGGGCGGCACATCTGA
- a CDS encoding acetyl-CoA C-acetyltransferase yields MSAAANTVVICEPIRTPIGRYGGMFASLTAVELGVAALRGLLQRTGLPAGAVSDVILGHCYPSPEAPAIGRVVALDAGLPITVPGMQVDRRCGSGLQAVIQACLQVGSGANDLVVAGGAESMSNVAFHSTDMRWGGSRTGIRVHDGLARGRTTAGGKNYPVPGGMLETAENLRRQYGISRAEQDELAVRSHRKAVAAQRDGVLADEIVAITVSSKSGEQSIDTDEHPRADTSVEALSMLKPILGKQDPEATVTAGNSSGQNDAASMCIVTTAARAEELGLRPLVRLVSWGLAGVAPNVMGIGPVPATEVALRNAGLTLAQIDLIELNEAFAAQALAVLREWKFTEADMERTNVRGSGISLGHPVGATGGRMLATLARELDARGARYGLETMCIGGGQGLAAVFERIAA; encoded by the coding sequence ATGTCCGCGGCGGCGAACACCGTGGTGATCTGCGAGCCGATTCGCACGCCGATCGGTCGTTACGGCGGGATGTTCGCCTCGTTGACCGCCGTCGAACTCGGTGTCGCGGCGCTGCGGGGACTGTTGCAGCGCACCGGCCTGCCCGCCGGCGCGGTGAGCGACGTCATCCTCGGCCACTGCTATCCGTCCCCGGAGGCCCCGGCGATCGGCCGGGTGGTGGCGCTGGACGCCGGGCTGCCGATCACGGTGCCCGGGATGCAGGTGGACCGCCGATGCGGATCGGGGCTGCAGGCCGTCATCCAGGCCTGCCTGCAGGTCGGCAGTGGCGCCAATGACCTGGTTGTCGCCGGCGGTGCCGAGTCGATGAGCAATGTCGCGTTCCACAGCACCGATATGCGCTGGGGTGGCTCCCGCACCGGCATCCGGGTGCACGACGGGCTGGCCCGCGGTCGCACCACGGCCGGCGGCAAGAACTACCCGGTGCCGGGCGGCATGCTGGAGACCGCGGAGAACCTTCGGCGGCAGTACGGCATCTCCCGCGCCGAGCAGGACGAGCTGGCCGTGCGCTCACACCGGAAAGCCGTTGCCGCCCAACGGGACGGGGTGCTGGCCGACGAGATCGTCGCCATCACGGTGTCATCGAAATCCGGCGAGCAGTCCATCGACACCGACGAGCACCCCCGCGCCGACACCTCGGTGGAGGCCTTGAGCATGTTGAAACCGATTCTGGGAAAACAAGACCCGGAGGCGACCGTCACCGCGGGAAACTCCAGCGGCCAGAACGACGCGGCGTCGATGTGCATCGTCACCACGGCCGCGCGCGCCGAAGAACTGGGCTTGCGGCCCCTTGTCCGCCTGGTGTCGTGGGGGCTGGCCGGGGTGGCGCCCAACGTCATGGGCATCGGCCCCGTGCCGGCCACCGAGGTGGCGTTGCGCAACGCCGGCCTGACGCTGGCCCAGATCGACCTCATCGAACTCAACGAGGCGTTCGCCGCGCAGGCACTGGCGGTGCTGCGGGAATGGAAGTTCACCGAGGCGGACATGGAGCGCACCAACGTCCGCGGCTCCGGGATCTCGCTGGGGCACCCGGTCGGCGCCACCGGTGGTCGGATGCTGGCCACGCTGGCCCGCGAACTCGACGCCCGCGGCGCCCGGTACGGGCTGGAAACCATGTGCATCGGCGGCGGTCAAGGACTGGCCGCCGTGTTCGAACGGATCGCCGCATGA
- a CDS encoding acyl-CoA dehydrogenase family protein, producing the protein MTRLAQTLGLTEVQAEIVATVRQFVDREVIPNAQELEHSDTYPQAIVDGMREMGLFGLMIPEQYGGLGESLLTYALCVEELARGWMSVSGVINTHFIVAYMLRQHGTDEQKQRYLPRMATGEVRGAFSMSEPELGSDVAAIRTKAARDADGNYTISGQKMWLTNGGSSTLVAALVKTDEGAAKRHRNLTAFLIEKPAGFGEVKPGLTIPGKIDKMGYKGIDTTELIFDGYAASADDVLGNAPGQGFFQMMDGIEVGRVNVSARACGVGIRAFELAARYAQQRATFGKPIAEHQAIAFQLAEMATKVEAAHLMMVNAARLKDSGERNDMAAGMAKYLASEFCSEVTQQSFRIHGGYGYSKEYEIERLMRDAPFLLIGEGTSEIQKTIISKNLLDEYRV; encoded by the coding sequence ATGACCCGGTTGGCGCAGACCCTCGGCCTGACCGAGGTGCAGGCCGAGATCGTCGCGACCGTACGGCAATTCGTGGACCGGGAGGTCATCCCGAACGCACAGGAACTGGAACACTCGGACACCTACCCACAGGCCATCGTCGACGGCATGCGCGAGATGGGCCTGTTCGGGCTGATGATTCCCGAGCAGTACGGCGGGCTGGGGGAGTCGCTGCTGACCTACGCGCTGTGCGTGGAGGAACTGGCGCGCGGCTGGATGAGCGTTTCGGGCGTGATCAACACCCACTTCATCGTCGCCTACATGCTGCGCCAACACGGTACCGACGAACAGAAGCAGCGTTACCTGCCTCGGATGGCCACCGGTGAGGTGCGCGGCGCGTTCTCGATGTCCGAACCCGAACTCGGTTCCGACGTCGCCGCCATCCGTACCAAGGCGGCCCGCGATGCCGACGGCAACTACACGATCAGCGGGCAGAAGATGTGGCTGACGAACGGCGGCAGCTCGACCTTGGTGGCCGCACTGGTGAAAACCGATGAGGGAGCGGCCAAACGGCACCGCAACCTGACGGCCTTCCTGATCGAGAAGCCCGCCGGTTTCGGTGAGGTCAAGCCGGGCCTGACCATCCCGGGCAAGATCGACAAGATGGGCTACAAGGGCATCGACACCACCGAGTTGATCTTCGACGGGTATGCCGCCTCTGCCGACGACGTTCTCGGGAACGCCCCGGGACAGGGCTTCTTCCAGATGATGGACGGTATCGAGGTGGGCCGGGTGAACGTCTCGGCACGCGCGTGTGGCGTGGGTATCCGAGCTTTCGAGCTGGCCGCGCGTTACGCCCAGCAGCGAGCCACGTTCGGGAAGCCGATCGCCGAGCACCAGGCGATCGCCTTCCAACTCGCGGAGATGGCCACCAAGGTCGAGGCCGCGCATCTGATGATGGTCAACGCCGCACGGCTCAAGGATTCCGGTGAGCGCAACGACATGGCCGCGGGGATGGCGAAGTACCTTGCCAGCGAATTCTGTTCGGAGGTCACCCAGCAGAGCTTCCGGATCCACGGGGGCTACGGCTACTCGAAGGAGTACGAGATCGAGCGGCTGATGCGCGACGCACCGTTCCTGTTGATCGGTGAGGGCACCAGCGAAATCCAGAAGACGATCATCAGTAAGAACCTGCTCGATGAGTATCGCGTCTGA
- a CDS encoding GntR family transcriptional regulator produces MSIASDSGGRAKRRGEHELADRPQLSDDVARVVRRRIFHGTYPAGMYLRLDQLAADLGISVTPVREALLNLRAEGLLVQHPRRGFMVLEVTARDIADVANLQAYIGGELGARAAANITDEQLAELTAIQDALEKAYDHDDLDRTVRLNHEFHRLINVIADSPKLTQVMSVVTRYAPESVFPTLEGWPAQSIRDHRTVIDALQRRDGDMVRAAMAEHFTIGVRPMTEHLTERGVIRPA; encoded by the coding sequence ATGAGTATCGCGTCTGATTCCGGCGGGCGAGCGAAACGTCGGGGGGAGCACGAACTGGCCGATCGCCCGCAGCTGTCCGACGATGTCGCGCGGGTGGTGCGGCGCCGGATCTTCCACGGCACCTATCCGGCCGGGATGTACCTGCGGTTGGACCAGCTGGCGGCCGATCTGGGCATCAGTGTCACGCCGGTGCGCGAGGCACTGCTGAATCTGCGCGCCGAGGGCCTGCTGGTGCAGCACCCGCGCCGCGGATTCATGGTGCTGGAGGTCACCGCCCGCGATATCGCCGACGTCGCCAACCTGCAGGCCTATATCGGTGGCGAGCTGGGGGCGCGGGCGGCCGCCAATATCACCGACGAACAGCTGGCCGAGCTCACCGCCATCCAGGACGCGCTCGAAAAGGCTTACGACCACGACGATCTGGACCGCACCGTGCGGCTCAACCACGAATTCCACCGGCTGATCAACGTCATCGCCGATTCGCCGAAGCTGACCCAGGTGATGTCCGTCGTCACCCGCTACGCGCCGGAGTCGGTGTTCCCCACCCTGGAGGGCTGGCCGGCCCAGTCGATCCGGGACCATCGCACGGTGATCGACGCACTGCAGCGGCGTGACGGGGACATGGTGCGGGCCGCGATGGCCGAACATTTCACCATCGGGGTCCGGCCGATGACCGAGCACCTCACCGAGCGGGGCGTGATCCGACCGGCCTGA
- a CDS encoding VOC family protein: MDQQLNFVTIAAVDLDATRRFYGTLGWHALLDVEGEIVFYQTAPGQVLAFFLAEKFNADLGLPADHPGATVSGITLAHNVGSDSAVIDIVAAMAEAGGTILKAPQPGQFGGVFHAHVRDPNGVVWEIAHNPGWRVDPDGTVRLG; this comes from the coding sequence ATGGACCAGCAGCTCAACTTCGTCACCATCGCCGCGGTCGACCTGGACGCCACCCGCCGCTTCTACGGCACGCTGGGCTGGCATGCGCTGCTGGACGTCGAGGGCGAGATCGTGTTCTACCAGACCGCCCCGGGACAGGTGCTCGCGTTCTTCCTCGCCGAGAAGTTCAATGCCGACCTCGGGTTGCCCGCCGACCATCCGGGCGCCACGGTGTCCGGAATCACCCTGGCCCACAACGTCGGCAGCGACAGCGCGGTCATCGACATCGTCGCGGCGATGGCCGAGGCCGGCGGCACGATACTGAAGGCCCCACAGCCGGGCCAGTTCGGTGGTGTGTTCCACGCCCACGTCCGCGACCCCAACGGAGTGGTCTGGGAGATCGCGCACAATCCGGGATGGCGGGTCGACCCGGACGGCACGGTGCGGCTGGGCTGA